Sequence from the Hamadaea flava genome:
GTAGGCGCGCAGTAGCACCACGGCCCGGCCGTGGCCGGGCGCGAGCTTTCTCCCGTTGTCCGGCACAGCCCGGGTCTGCAGTTGAACGACCGTTAGAGGTAAGTTTCAGCCAGACCACGGTGACGCCCGCAGCGCGGCCTCGTCACCCCAGTGGCATCAGATGGAGGGCACGCCGCCATGGGAGACCAGTTCGAGATCCACCCCAACCCCCACCCGGTCGCGCGGGCGGAGCGCGAGGCGCTCCTGGCCAACCCCGGTTTCGGCCGGGTATTCACGGACCACATGGTGACCATCAAGTACGCGGAGGGCAAGGGCTGGTACGACGCGCGTGTCGAGGCGCGTGGACCCCTCCCGCTCGATCCCGCGACGGCGGTGCTCCATTACGCGCAGGAGATCTTCGAGGGGCTGAAGGCATATCAGCTCGCCGACGGCGGGGTGAGCCTGTTCCGGGCGGACGCCAACGCCGCGCGCTTCGTCGACTCGGCCCAGCGGATGGCGATGGCGCCGTTGCCGCCGGAGCTGTTCCTCGGCGCGATCCGCGAGCTCGTCACGATCGACCGCGACTGGATCCCGGGCACCGAGGAGGCCAGCCTCTACCTGCGGCCGTTCCAGATCGCCAGCGAGGTGTTCCTCGGCGTGCGGCCGGCCAAGGAGTACATCTTCTGCGTGATCGCCTCGCCGGTCGGCGCGTACTTCACCGGTGGCGTCAAGCCGGTCTCGCTGTGGGTCTCCAGTGAGTACACCCGCGCCGCGCCCGGCGGCACCGGCGCGGCCAAGTGCGGCGGCAACTACGCGGCCTCGCTCGCGCCGATGGTCGAGGCCGCCGAGAAGGGCTGCGACCAGGTCGTCTTCCTGGACGCGGTGGAGCGCAAGTACGTGGACGAGCTGGGCGGCATGAACGTCTTCCTGGTCCTCGACGACGGCACGCTCGTGACGCCGCCGCTGACCGGCACCATCCTGCCGGGCATCACGCGTGACTCGCTCATGACGCTGGCCCGGGCCGACGGCCGCGCCATCGAGGAGCGGCCGATCAGCATGGACGAGTGGCGCGAGGGCGCGCTCAGCGGCCGGGTGGTCGAGTCGTTCGCCTGCGGCACGGCCGCGGTGGTCACGCCGATCGGGACCATCCGGTCCGAGGCGGGGGACTTCACCATCGCCGACGGCGGCACCGGCCCGGTCACCGACTCGCTGCGCAAGCGCATCCTGGACATCCAGTGGGGCCGGGCTGCGGACCCCTATGGCTGGACGTCTCGCCTCCTCTGAGTCTCACCCGCATTTCAGGGATACGCCGAAAGCACGCGTATCCCTGATCTGTTTTCGCCAGGCACCCAGGACGAGCGGTG
This genomic interval carries:
- a CDS encoding branched-chain amino acid aminotransferase gives rise to the protein MGDQFEIHPNPHPVARAEREALLANPGFGRVFTDHMVTIKYAEGKGWYDARVEARGPLPLDPATAVLHYAQEIFEGLKAYQLADGGVSLFRADANAARFVDSAQRMAMAPLPPELFLGAIRELVTIDRDWIPGTEEASLYLRPFQIASEVFLGVRPAKEYIFCVIASPVGAYFTGGVKPVSLWVSSEYTRAAPGGTGAAKCGGNYAASLAPMVEAAEKGCDQVVFLDAVERKYVDELGGMNVFLVLDDGTLVTPPLTGTILPGITRDSLMTLARADGRAIEERPISMDEWREGALSGRVVESFACGTAAVVTPIGTIRSEAGDFTIADGGTGPVTDSLRKRILDIQWGRAADPYGWTSRLL